From Apium graveolens cultivar Ventura chromosome 9, ASM990537v1, whole genome shotgun sequence, the proteins below share one genomic window:
- the LOC141684855 gene encoding putative methylesterase 11, chloroplastic has protein sequence MGLCFSRTSARNKKPTKPRLTNHQSLVSGASKRRSSRKEKFDDVELQDQAVTAAANIILKQQYGVAFDRSSSLRFPNSNGVSKKNHGLPRSSSSRARSLTDPLLQPHQLVFNQDTKLEDLQTTHFVLVHGGGFGAWCWYKTIALLEESGFKVTAIDLTGSGIHSFDTNNITSLQHYTKPLADFFKNLNEGEKVILVGHDFGGACVSYAMELFPSKIAKAVFVAAAMLVTGQSTLDMLSQKDVSNDLMRQAQLFRYANGKNQAPTSIDLDKSLLGELLFNQSPAKDVALASVSMRPIPFSPVLEKLSLTEANHGSVRRFYIQTPEDNAIPIELQESMISRSPPEQVLRLKGADHSPFFSRPQTLHKQLVEIAKIA, from the exons ATGGGTTTATGTTTCTCTCGAACGTCGGCGAGAAACAAGAAACCTACGAAACCTCGTTTAACTAACCACCAATCATTAGTTTCCGGTGCGAGCAAACGTCGATCATCTCGTAAAGAAAAATTTGATGACGTGGAGCTTCAAGACCAAGCTGTTACTGCTGCTGCTAATATTATTTTAAAGCAACAATACGGCGTCGCTTTTGATCGTTCTAGTTCTCTTAGGTTTCCTAATAGTAATGGGGTTTCTAAAAAGAACCATGGCTTGCCTAGAAGCTCTAGCTCTAGGGCTCGCTCTCTTACTGATCCTCTCCTTCAGCCTCACCAGCTTGTGTTTAATCAG GATACAAAGCTAGAAGATTTACAGACCACCCATTTTGTCCTCGTTCATGGAGGTGGTTTTGGTGCTTGGTGCTGGTACAAAACTATAGCACTTCTAGAAGAAAGTGGATTCAAAGTAACTGCAATTGATTTAACTGGCTCAGGAATTCATTCGTTTGATACAAATAACATCACAAGTCTTCAACATTACACAAAGCCTCTTGCTGATTTTTTTAAAAACCTTAATGAAGGGGAGAAG GTAATTTTGGTGGGACATGATTTCGGAGGTGCATGTGTATCATATGCAATGGAGTTGTTCCCATCTAAAATAGCAAAAGCTGTATTTGTTGCTGCTGCAATGTTGGTTACTGGGCAAAGTACTCTTGATATGTTATCACAAAAG GATGTTTCAAATGATCTAATGCGGCAAGCTCAATTATTTCGATATGCAAATGGAAAAAACCAAGCTCCTACATCAATCGATCTTGACAAATCACTTTTAGGGGAATTGTTATTTAACCAAAGTCCTGCAAAG GATGTAGCATTGGCATCTGTTTCAATGAGGCCAATCCCCTTTTCACCAGTTTTGGAGAAACTTTCTCTAACCGAGGCAAATCATGGTTCAGTCAGGCGGTTCTATATACAAACTCCCGAGGATAATGCAATACCTATTGAATTACAAGAAAGTATGATCAGCAGAAGTCCACCTGAACAAGTCTTACGCCTTAAAGGTGCTGATCACTCGCCTTTTTTCTCCAGGCCTCAAACCCTGCATAAGCAACTAGTGGAGATCGCGAAGATAGCTTAA
- the LOC141685122 gene encoding uncharacterized protein LOC141685122 — protein MHEDLKSEYLEVEDPFILWENLKDRFDHQKLVYLPATENDWANLRFQDFKSVRAYSSALFKISSRLIMCGEKVTEKRKIDKTLSTFHPNNINLAEMYRERKFTKFGNLLSTLIVAEQNHELGIEVNGAKGGTMDEVGATGIFVHITTLVTGSGNLNHRVKEMHHEEEKLKMFAIGAA, from the exons ATGCATGAAGATTTAAAATCTGAGTACTTAGAAGTCGAGGATCCttttattttatgggaaaatctaAAGGATAGGTTCGATCACCAGAAACTAGTTTATCTACCTGCAACTGAAAATGATTGGGCTAATTTAAGATTTCAGGATTTTAAGAGTGTCCGAGCATATAGCTCTGCTTTGTTCAAAATAAGTTCTAGGCTTATTATGTGTGGTGAGAAAGTTACGGAGAAAAGAAAAATCGATAAAACACTATCAACTTTTCACCCCAACAATATCAACTTAGCAGAGATGTACAGGGAGCGCAAATTTACTAAGTTCGGGAATCTTCTATCAACTCTCATCGTTGCTGAACAGAATCATGAATTG GGTATAGAGGTGAACGGGGCCAAGGGCGGTACCATGGACGAGGTCGGAGCCACGGGCATTTTCGTCCATATAACAACTCTGGTCACCGGAAGTGGCAATCTGAATCACAGAGTAAAAGAAATGCATCACGAGGAGGAAAAACTGAAAATGTTTGCTATAGGTGCGGCATGA